CTCGGGGGAGACGAGGTACATCGCCGCAATGAGATCGCAGACGCGGAAGCTCGGTCGCCACTTCACGAAAAAGCCTCGAACGAGCCATCGCCAGGATCCGCGGCCCAGAAGATTGCCGATCTCACCGGTGAAGCTCCGAATACGGGAGAAGGAGATTCGGAGCGATTCGAGGCGATCGAGTGGAAAGAATGTCAGCGGAGCTCCCGAATCGAAGATGCGGAGCGTCGCCTCCCGGTCCTTCGTCAGATTGAACTCGTGCGGATGCCACGGAGGCCAGCGGCCTCGTGACGACGCGTTCGCTCCGACCACGACCATCTCTCGCCAGGGAAGGTGTGCGGTCCTGACGAGATTGGTGAGCGGTCCGAGCGCGAGGATCGTCGTTGCCGGAGGGTGGAAGGATGACAGATGAGCGGCGGCTTCGGTCTCGTTCTCTCCGGCACGCGCGGCTCCTCGCAAAACCGGAATGTCGAGACCCAATGCCTTCAGAAGACGCGTGGTGTTCTCGAAGGATCGCCGCTCGGACGTGTTGCCGAACACCGTACCGATGGCATTGATCGGGAGATCGCCGCGAAGCGCAGCGACGAGCGCGTACGCGTCATCGACATCCCCGAGAGGGGAGCCGAGCGCGTTGTCCGTATCGATGTAGACCGTCTCACTCTTCACTCTTCACTCTTCACTCTTCTTCTTCACTCTTCACTCTTCACTCTTCACTCTTCACTCTTCACTCTTCACTCTTCACTCTTCACTCTTCACTCTTCACTCTTCACTCTTCACTCTTCACTCTTCACTCTTCACTCTTCACTCTTCACTCTTCACT
This sequence is a window from Acidobacteriota bacterium. Protein-coding genes within it:
- a CDS encoding nucleoside hydrolase, which gives rise to MKSETVYIDTDNALGSPLGDVDDAYALVAALRGDLPINAIGTVFGNTSERRSFENTTRLLKALGLDIPVLRGAARAGENETEAAAHLSSFHPPATTILALGPLTNLVRTAHLPWREMVVVGANASSRGRWPPWHPHEFNLTKDREATLRIFDSGAPLTFFPLDRLESLRISFSRIRSFTGEIGNLLGRGSWRWLVRGFFVKWRPSFRVCDLIAAMYLVSPELYEMEDTVATIRPNTHVSFGEGTRPVRVLRSYDAEKIWSRFLDLVNQ